One Tunturibacter gelidoferens genomic region harbors:
- a CDS encoding 7-carboxy-7-deazaguanine synthase QueE yields the protein MHLIELYKSVQGESSFAGLPCIFVRLAGCNLRCAWCDSEYTFTGGKAYSADEIVAQIEALAPCRLIEFTGGEPMLQAKELVPLMERLLAQNYTLMMETSGERPLADVPKLVHKIVDVKCPGAGSAANSFRMENLEALTKNDEVKFVISHREDYDFAREFIFSHALHEKAGQILLSPAFHKAPSLLRTTDNAILDPRLLVEWMMADGIDARLSLQIHKFIWEPIKKGV from the coding sequence ATGCATTTAATCGAGCTCTACAAATCTGTCCAGGGTGAATCCTCCTTCGCCGGCCTCCCCTGCATCTTCGTCCGCCTTGCGGGTTGCAATCTGCGGTGCGCCTGGTGTGACTCCGAGTACACCTTTACCGGTGGAAAAGCGTACAGTGCGGATGAGATCGTCGCGCAAATTGAGGCCCTCGCCCCGTGCCGTCTCATCGAATTCACAGGCGGCGAGCCCATGCTTCAGGCCAAGGAATTGGTGCCACTCATGGAGCGGCTGCTGGCACAGAACTACACGTTGATGATGGAAACGAGCGGCGAGCGTCCTTTGGCGGACGTTCCCAAACTCGTTCACAAGATAGTCGACGTCAAGTGCCCGGGTGCAGGGAGTGCAGCCAACAGCTTCCGCATGGAAAACCTCGAAGCCCTCACTAAGAATGATGAGGTCAAGTTCGTTATCTCGCATCGCGAAGACTATGATTTCGCGCGCGAGTTCATCTTTTCCCATGCGCTCCACGAGAAGGCTGGTCAAATCCTGCTGAGTCCAGCCTTCCACAAAGCTCCTAGCCTGCTCCGAACAACCGATAACGCCATCCTGGACCCTCGCTTGCTCGTCGAGTGGATGATGGCCGATGGAATCGACGCCCGTTTGTCACTCCAGATTCACAAGTTCATCTGGGAGCCGATCAAGAAGGGTGTCTAG
- a CDS encoding DUF1440 domain-containing protein — MDRSQEKTVTKSLAKGLLAGLIGGLVATAAKTLAEKIYPPRTHGEPEPFTVLAEKLVGHELIGTQRVIATETLHWGFGAAAGAAYGALAEYYPQATAKDGAGFGMALSSLTHGTTLPALGISPEPEEQTTRERTSELATHVVYGMVTETVRRAVRKMLG; from the coding sequence ATGGATCGGTCGCAAGAGAAGACAGTTACAAAGTCGCTGGCGAAGGGCCTGCTGGCAGGGTTGATTGGTGGCTTGGTGGCAACAGCAGCAAAGACGCTTGCGGAAAAGATCTATCCGCCGCGCACTCACGGAGAGCCAGAACCATTCACAGTGCTGGCGGAGAAGCTCGTCGGGCACGAGCTTATCGGAACCCAAAGGGTCATCGCGACGGAGACACTTCACTGGGGGTTCGGAGCTGCGGCTGGCGCTGCTTATGGAGCGCTGGCAGAGTACTATCCGCAAGCCACGGCGAAGGATGGTGCTGGATTCGGAATGGCACTATCTTCCCTGACCCATGGGACAACCCTTCCAGCGCTGGGTATTTCGCCAGAGCCAGAAGAGCAGACAACCCGCGAACGCACCAGTGAGCTGGCCACCCACGTTGTCTACGGAATGGTCACCGAGACCGTCCGTCGCGCGGTGAGGAAGATGCTGGGTTAG
- a CDS encoding sigma-54-dependent transcriptional regulator, which yields MDRMLRMTGFETAGARTSGAGGVSVLNEGGNGERRSGEVGADSPSGVLVGVSPVSAPHAVSSAEHLGLLHVLVVDDDEAVRKACCQIAAGMGFEVVGAESATAARAILKQRRIDLLLLDLKLPGGGGLPLLEQVKALHPDTAVIVMTAFATVSSAVEAMRIGAGDYLTKPFALEELTAVLERTGQQLHMDVQSRQLRERLRTQQGMGGLVGRSPEMEKLYRILSKVAYSTHPVLILGESGTGKELVARSIHFNGPNAAKPFVPVDCGSLVPTLIESELFGHVKGAFTGADRAKEGLLASAEGGTVFLDEIGELPLDLQAKLLRALQEKEVRPVGATQSRPISARVLAATNRDLSTMVEQGRFRKDLYFRLNVVNLRIPPLRDRREDIAVLATHFLKQMEKESGVERSFSDSMLRTMAEYDWPGNVRELENAIERACALSSGPVLHLGDLPTQLQNFRMQQGPAVHAAEEDDGMERGETVGASQGGGIVSIAEMEKHAILGTIRQLKGDKLMAAKLLGIGKTTLYRKLKEYGITEGMGD from the coding sequence ATGGATCGCATGCTAAGGATGACGGGTTTTGAGACGGCGGGAGCGAGGACGAGCGGTGCAGGAGGTGTTTCTGTGTTGAACGAAGGAGGGAATGGTGAGCGGAGGAGTGGGGAAGTGGGCGCGGACTCGCCGTCGGGAGTGCTGGTGGGCGTGTCGCCGGTCTCTGCGCCGCACGCGGTGAGTTCGGCGGAACATCTTGGGCTGCTGCATGTGCTGGTGGTTGACGATGATGAGGCGGTGAGGAAGGCTTGCTGCCAGATCGCAGCGGGGATGGGGTTTGAAGTAGTGGGCGCTGAGAGTGCTACGGCGGCGCGAGCGATTCTGAAGCAGAGGCGGATCGATCTGTTGCTGCTGGATCTCAAGTTGCCGGGTGGAGGTGGTCTGCCGCTGTTGGAGCAGGTGAAGGCGTTGCATCCAGACACGGCGGTGATTGTGATGACGGCGTTTGCGACGGTGTCCTCCGCGGTGGAGGCGATGCGGATTGGTGCGGGAGATTATCTGACCAAGCCGTTTGCACTCGAGGAATTGACGGCGGTGCTCGAGCGGACAGGGCAGCAGCTGCATATGGACGTGCAGAGCCGGCAGCTGCGCGAGAGGCTGAGAACGCAGCAGGGAATGGGGGGGCTGGTGGGCCGGTCTCCGGAGATGGAGAAGCTGTATCGGATTCTGTCGAAGGTAGCTTATTCAACGCATCCGGTTTTGATCCTGGGGGAGAGTGGGACGGGTAAGGAACTGGTGGCGCGGTCGATTCACTTCAACGGGCCCAACGCGGCGAAACCGTTTGTGCCGGTGGACTGCGGGTCGCTGGTGCCTACGCTGATTGAGAGCGAGTTGTTTGGTCATGTGAAGGGTGCTTTCACGGGAGCTGATCGAGCGAAGGAAGGGCTGCTGGCCTCGGCTGAAGGCGGGACGGTGTTCCTGGACGAGATTGGTGAACTGCCGCTGGACCTGCAGGCGAAGCTGCTGCGGGCGCTGCAGGAGAAGGAGGTGCGGCCTGTGGGAGCGACGCAGTCCAGGCCGATCTCGGCGCGGGTGCTGGCGGCGACCAATCGTGACCTTTCGACGATGGTGGAGCAGGGACGGTTTCGCAAGGATCTGTACTTTCGTTTGAACGTGGTGAACCTGCGGATTCCTCCACTGCGGGATCGGCGAGAGGATATTGCTGTTCTGGCGACGCACTTTCTGAAGCAGATGGAGAAGGAGAGTGGCGTGGAGCGCAGCTTCTCCGACTCGATGCTGCGAACGATGGCAGAGTATGACTGGCCGGGCAATGTTCGTGAGCTTGAGAATGCGATCGAGCGGGCGTGTGCGCTGTCGTCGGGGCCGGTGCTGCACCTGGGCGACCTGCCGACGCAGCTGCAAAACTTTCGCATGCAGCAGGGACCGGCTGTCCATGCGGCTGAGGAAGACGACGGGATGGAGCGGGGTGAGACGGTGGGCGCTTCGCAGGGCGGCGGGATCGTTTCGATCGCAGAGATGGAGAAGCATGCCATTCTTGGGACTATCCGGCAGCTGAAGGGCGATAAGCTGATGGCGGCGAAGCTGCTTGGGATAGGCAAGACGACGCTTTACCGGAAGCTGAAGGAGTATGGGATTACGGAGGGGATGGGGGATTAG
- a CDS encoding sensor histidine kinase translates to MDFGMQAMQSGTASGPESYSGKFAALRHVTRQMGLGGSAMPTVRRTVDAPAAEVAAIAGVAEGAGLAHDAGNLLGALSLYSDLLALPGVLHEEHKEYANELRMLSDRSWAMIDRLVNHARAGRSTKVQGEFAVLPDVVDRCRGLLSRVAGRTVEISYGVGAFQAVKVPVESVERILTNLVKNAAEATPWVGAISIHVEGVLQATESEGEEPRRRVVMTVTDRGCGMDQAAVRRLMQTGGISSANGRGLGFRVVRELVAISGGSLNIASQPEVGTSISVEWSAMKRLDAVLEREELEMEGTRMNDSGVKMVVRGEAGWIAC, encoded by the coding sequence GTGGATTTCGGAATGCAGGCAATGCAGAGTGGTACTGCCTCGGGGCCAGAGAGTTATTCAGGGAAGTTTGCGGCGCTTCGCCATGTGACACGCCAGATGGGTCTTGGTGGCTCGGCGATGCCGACGGTGCGGAGGACGGTGGATGCGCCGGCTGCCGAGGTGGCAGCGATCGCGGGGGTGGCCGAGGGCGCGGGGCTGGCGCATGACGCGGGTAATCTGCTGGGGGCGCTGAGTCTTTATTCTGATCTGCTGGCGCTGCCCGGAGTGCTGCATGAAGAGCATAAGGAATATGCCAACGAGCTGAGGATGTTGAGCGATCGCAGCTGGGCGATGATTGACCGGCTGGTGAATCATGCGCGTGCTGGAAGGTCGACGAAGGTGCAGGGAGAGTTTGCCGTGCTGCCAGATGTGGTGGACCGGTGCAGGGGCCTGCTGAGCCGGGTGGCGGGGCGGACGGTGGAGATCTCTTATGGCGTGGGTGCGTTTCAGGCGGTGAAGGTGCCGGTAGAGTCGGTGGAGCGGATACTGACGAACCTGGTGAAGAATGCGGCGGAGGCTACGCCGTGGGTCGGGGCGATCTCGATCCATGTGGAAGGCGTGCTGCAGGCGACGGAGAGCGAAGGCGAAGAGCCGCGACGCAGAGTGGTAATGACGGTGACGGACCGCGGCTGCGGGATGGATCAGGCGGCGGTGCGACGGTTGATGCAGACCGGCGGGATCTCTTCTGCGAATGGACGTGGGCTGGGCTTTCGGGTGGTGCGGGAGTTGGTGGCTATTTCGGGTGGATCTCTGAATATTGCGAGCCAGCCGGAGGTGGGAACAAGCATCTCGGTGGAGTGGAGTGCGATGAAGCGGTTGGATGCGGTGCTCGAGCGGGAGGAGTTGGAGATGGAGGGAACGAGGATGAACGATTCGGGAGTGAAGATGGTCGTACGGGGAGAGGCTGGATGGATCGCATGCTAA
- the rph gene encoding ribonuclease PH: MSVTTATPSPQLFRPDHRSADALRQVRITPHYVAMAEGSVLMESGNTRVLCNATVEQGVPSWLRNSGRGWVTAEYGMLPRATLTRTARESERGKVGGRTHEIQRLIGRSLRSVVDMKALGERTVILDCDVLQADGGTRTAAITGACVALALALGKLVKAGTLKNSPLKQMVAATSVGIVDGNVLLDLAYEEDSRAAVDMNVVMLANGGLVETQATAEHDSYTRAQLGQMLDFAEKGIQELLAAQRTILDQAG; encoded by the coding sequence ATGTCCGTAACCACCGCCACACCCTCCCCTCAGCTCTTCCGCCCCGACCACCGCTCCGCCGACGCCCTCCGTCAGGTCCGCATCACCCCTCACTACGTCGCCATGGCCGAGGGCTCCGTCCTCATGGAGTCCGGCAACACTCGCGTCCTCTGCAACGCCACCGTCGAGCAGGGCGTCCCCAGCTGGCTCCGCAACTCCGGCCGTGGCTGGGTCACCGCCGAGTACGGCATGCTCCCCCGAGCCACCCTCACCCGCACCGCACGCGAGAGCGAACGCGGCAAGGTCGGCGGCCGCACTCACGAGATCCAGCGCCTCATCGGGCGTTCCTTGCGAAGCGTGGTAGATATGAAGGCTCTCGGCGAGCGCACCGTCATCCTCGACTGTGATGTCCTTCAGGCCGACGGCGGAACCCGCACCGCAGCCATCACCGGAGCCTGCGTCGCCCTGGCCCTCGCGCTCGGCAAGCTCGTCAAAGCCGGCACCCTCAAGAACTCGCCTCTCAAACAGATGGTCGCCGCCACCTCCGTCGGCATCGTCGACGGCAACGTTCTGCTTGACCTCGCCTACGAAGAGGACTCCCGCGCCGCCGTCGACATGAACGTAGTCATGCTAGCCAACGGAGGCCTCGTCGAGACCCAGGCCACCGCCGAGCACGACTCCTACACCCGCGCCCAGCTTGGCCAGATGCTCGACTTCGCCGAGAAGGGCATCCAAGAACTCCTCGCCGCCCAGCGCACGATCCTGGACCAGGCAGGATAA
- a CDS encoding tagatose 1,6-diphosphate aldolase yields the protein MKLTPGKLAGLKAVSDHRGVIAAAAMDQRGSLQKSLAKERGAAADAHDLEEFKTLVTSVLTKHASAILLDPEFGLPASKHRNGKGLLLAYEKTGYDATTPGRLPDLLDVWSVQRLKAAGADCIKILLYYTPYEKSSVNDLKHAWIERIGAECIANDIPFFLEFVGYDAEGGDEKSVAYAKKKPEIVSGSMAEFGKAHYNVDVLKVEVPVEMAFVEGTKSFKGEKAYTRAEALQHFRDAATMTHKPFIYLSAGVSNPVFIETLELAVESGTTFNGVLCGRATWKDGIPIYAKQGAKAFEDWLNTTGVENITNVNNALKQAHSWHDKVESK from the coding sequence ATCAAGTTGACACCAGGAAAGTTAGCCGGCCTCAAGGCCGTCTCCGACCATCGTGGCGTGATCGCCGCCGCCGCCATGGACCAGCGCGGATCCCTCCAGAAGTCCCTCGCCAAAGAGCGCGGAGCCGCTGCCGACGCGCACGACCTCGAGGAGTTCAAGACCCTCGTCACCTCCGTCCTCACCAAGCACGCCTCCGCCATCCTCCTCGACCCCGAGTTCGGCCTCCCCGCCTCAAAGCACCGCAACGGCAAGGGCCTCCTGCTCGCCTACGAGAAGACCGGATACGACGCCACCACCCCCGGCCGCCTGCCCGACCTCCTCGACGTCTGGAGCGTCCAGCGCCTCAAAGCCGCAGGAGCCGACTGCATCAAGATTCTCCTCTACTACACCCCCTACGAGAAGAGCAGCGTCAACGACCTCAAACACGCCTGGATCGAGCGCATCGGCGCTGAGTGCATCGCGAACGACATCCCCTTCTTCCTCGAGTTCGTCGGCTACGACGCCGAGGGCGGTGATGAGAAGTCGGTCGCGTACGCCAAGAAAAAGCCCGAGATCGTCTCAGGTTCCATGGCCGAATTCGGCAAGGCCCACTACAACGTCGATGTCCTAAAGGTCGAAGTCCCCGTCGAGATGGCCTTCGTCGAAGGCACCAAGTCCTTCAAGGGCGAGAAAGCCTACACCCGCGCCGAAGCCTTACAACACTTCCGCGACGCCGCCACCATGACGCACAAGCCCTTCATCTACCTCTCAGCCGGCGTCTCCAACCCCGTCTTCATCGAAACCCTCGAACTGGCCGTCGAATCCGGCACCACCTTCAACGGAGTCCTCTGTGGCCGCGCCACCTGGAAGGACGGCATCCCCATCTACGCCAAGCAGGGCGCCAAGGCCTTCGAAGACTGGCTTAACACCACCGGCGTAGAAAACATCACCAACGTCAACAACGCCCTCAAGCAGGCCCACTCCTGGCACGACAAAGTCGAATCCAAATAG
- a CDS encoding UBP-type zinc finger domain-containing protein — protein sequence MECTHLDQIRKVKPSAKGCEDCLKIGSSWVHLRMCLECGHVGCCDSSLHKHATKHFHTTQHAIMRSVEPGESWGWCYVDELEVDVV from the coding sequence ATGGAATGTACTCATCTGGATCAGATTCGTAAGGTGAAGCCGTCGGCGAAGGGTTGCGAGGATTGCTTGAAGATCGGCAGTAGCTGGGTGCATCTGCGGATGTGCCTGGAGTGTGGGCATGTGGGTTGCTGCGATTCTTCTCTGCACAAGCACGCGACCAAGCATTTTCATACTACACAACATGCGATTATGCGGTCGGTTGAGCCGGGCGAGAGCTGGGGCTGGTGCTACGTGGATGAGCTGGAAGTCGATGTTGTGTGA
- a CDS encoding SDR family oxidoreductase: MKISGNTILITGGTSGIGRALAEALHGKGNRVIIAGRRQELLDEVTGRNPGMVGIAVDLSDSAAITKFAESVKSRFPQLNVLINNAGIAGHEDYTSDSTDLTRAYSTIQTNITGVVQLSTALLPTLRAQPHSTLMVTTSGLAFVPYPPGPVYSATKAFMHNWLDALRMQLRKTSVEVLELAPPYVQTELGGPQQASDPRAMPLEDFTNEVMQILESNTIDKGEILVERVRPLRTAEKDGKYQEFLDVFASMHV, translated from the coding sequence ATGAAAATTTCAGGCAACACCATCCTCATAACTGGCGGCACCAGTGGCATCGGCCGCGCACTTGCTGAGGCGCTGCACGGCAAAGGGAATCGGGTGATCATCGCTGGACGGCGGCAGGAGCTGCTCGACGAGGTCACGGGGCGCAATCCCGGGATGGTAGGTATCGCGGTGGACCTGAGTGACAGCGCGGCCATCACAAAGTTCGCAGAGTCGGTGAAGAGTCGGTTTCCTCAATTGAATGTTCTGATCAACAACGCAGGCATCGCCGGGCATGAGGACTACACGTCGGATTCGACCGACCTGACGCGGGCGTACAGCACCATTCAGACCAACATCACCGGCGTGGTGCAATTGTCGACCGCTCTGCTCCCCACATTACGTGCTCAGCCACACTCCACGCTGATGGTGACCACTTCAGGGCTTGCATTCGTCCCCTATCCGCCAGGTCCGGTTTACAGCGCGACCAAGGCCTTCATGCATAACTGGCTTGACGCCCTTCGTATGCAATTGCGGAAGACCAGCGTTGAAGTCTTAGAACTCGCGCCGCCTTACGTACAGACAGAGCTCGGAGGTCCGCAGCAGGCCAGCGATCCGCGTGCCATGCCGCTTGAGGATTTCACCAACGAGGTCATGCAGATTCTGGAAAGCAACACCATCGACAAGGGAGAGATTCTCGTCGAGAGAGTCAGACCTCTGCGCACTGCGGAGAAAGATGGCAAGTACCAGGAGTTCCTCGACGTGTTCGCGAGCATGCACGTTTAG
- a CDS encoding sugar MFS transporter, producing the protein MNITTTQQTASTRDPQATDVRAMSIATVLFFMWGFLTCLNDILIPHLKGIFSLNYGQALLVQFAFFSSYFIFALPSGKLVDWRGYKQSMVIGLIVMAAGALLFLPAASTASFPLFLSALVILAAGITCLQVSANPYVTNLGPQATAASRLNLAQAFNSFGTTIAPFFGGALILGAIQASPEKIQSFSAAALQTYREQQASSVRMPYLVIALTLVVLAVAIGLIKLPTTDFTRDFRPGELVGRAAGSIWHQPYLLMATLGIFVYVGAEVSIGSFLINYLGLPHIMNFPERTAAHYVSFYWGGAMIGRFIGSYVLRYISTGKALAAAAFIAFCLVLTTMATGGPVALYTVLAIGFFNSIMFPSIFSLGLAGLGELTSKGSSLLVQAIVGGALLPLAEGHLADRVGVQHAFIIPAVCYIYIAFFGFIASRRKDIDQDPRHPSHTATAH; encoded by the coding sequence TTGAACATAACCACGACCCAGCAGACAGCCTCCACCCGCGACCCCCAGGCCACTGACGTTCGCGCCATGAGCATCGCCACCGTGCTCTTCTTTATGTGGGGCTTCCTCACCTGTCTCAACGACATCCTCATCCCGCATCTCAAAGGCATCTTCAGCCTCAATTACGGCCAGGCCCTGCTCGTTCAATTCGCCTTCTTCTCGTCGTACTTCATCTTCGCGCTCCCCTCCGGAAAACTCGTCGACTGGCGCGGCTACAAGCAATCCATGGTCATCGGCCTCATCGTCATGGCCGCCGGCGCGCTGCTCTTCCTGCCCGCCGCCAGCACCGCGTCCTTCCCTCTCTTCCTCTCCGCGCTCGTCATCCTCGCCGCCGGTATCACCTGCCTTCAGGTCTCGGCCAACCCCTACGTCACCAACCTCGGCCCGCAAGCCACCGCGGCCAGCCGCCTCAATCTCGCTCAGGCCTTCAACTCCTTCGGCACTACCATCGCACCCTTCTTCGGCGGAGCCCTCATCCTCGGTGCCATCCAGGCCTCGCCCGAAAAGATCCAGTCCTTCTCCGCCGCAGCGCTTCAGACCTACCGCGAGCAGCAGGCATCTTCCGTCCGCATGCCTTACCTCGTCATCGCTCTTACTCTCGTCGTACTCGCCGTCGCCATCGGCCTGATCAAGCTCCCGACCACCGACTTCACCCGCGACTTCCGCCCCGGTGAGCTAGTCGGCCGCGCCGCAGGAAGCATCTGGCATCAGCCGTATCTGCTCATGGCCACACTCGGCATCTTCGTCTATGTAGGCGCCGAGGTCTCCATCGGCAGCTTCCTCATCAACTACCTCGGCCTGCCCCACATCATGAACTTCCCCGAGCGGACCGCCGCCCACTACGTCTCTTTCTACTGGGGCGGAGCCATGATCGGCCGCTTCATCGGCTCCTACGTCCTTCGTTACATCAGCACCGGCAAAGCCCTCGCAGCAGCGGCCTTCATCGCCTTCTGCCTCGTCCTTACCACCATGGCCACCGGAGGACCCGTCGCCCTCTACACCGTCCTCGCCATCGGCTTCTTCAACTCCATCATGTTCCCCAGCATCTTCAGCCTTGGCCTCGCCGGACTAGGCGAACTCACCAGCAAAGGATCCAGCCTCCTCGTCCAGGCGATCGTAGGCGGTGCCCTCCTTCCCCTAGCCGAAGGCCATCTTGCCGACCGCGTAGGCGTCCAGCACGCCTTCATCATCCCCGCCGTTTGCTACATCTATATCGCCTTCTTCGGCTTCATCGCCTCTCGCCGCAAAGACATAGACCAGGACCCCAGGCACCCCTCACACACCGCTACCGCTCACTAA
- a CDS encoding acyltransferase family protein, protein MVGRQASLIWSRLDGVDLLRGLAICLVLMNHVNMRLLGAEVSYTQGLPRQLVSSLVWNGQFGVQIFFVISGFLITSTTLRRWGSVSAVNVGDFYRLRFARIAPLMLLVFAILSLLHFAHVKEFVVSQKTGGLGRALAAALTFRVNVLEARSGYLPANWDVLWSLSVEEMFYLCFPLACRVFRRTSFLSGLLFVFVVLGPFARAQAFNHNPIWREYSYLGGMDGIALGCLTALLSAKARFSGMTLRVLGATGMTMLVSVLGFSIRVESLGLGRAGLDMTVLALGVCLLLIAVAQTRWQAPTLLRPLARAGGLSYEIYLTHVFVVLSLFHIFLSMNNPVRAVPAMFLAVLLLSGLLGALISRVYSEPMNRWFRTRWVKDAVRDGFALKTETIAKRATAVPL, encoded by the coding sequence ATGGTGGGGAGACAGGCTTCGCTGATTTGGTCGCGTCTCGATGGGGTGGATCTTCTTCGTGGTCTTGCGATTTGCCTGGTGCTGATGAATCACGTCAACATGCGGCTGTTAGGGGCGGAGGTTTCCTACACGCAAGGTCTGCCGCGTCAGTTGGTGTCCTCGCTGGTGTGGAATGGTCAGTTTGGCGTCCAGATCTTCTTTGTGATCTCTGGATTTCTGATCACGTCGACGACGCTGCGGCGTTGGGGTTCAGTGTCGGCGGTGAATGTGGGCGATTTTTATCGATTGCGGTTCGCCCGCATCGCGCCGCTGATGCTGCTTGTTTTCGCGATCCTCAGTCTTCTTCACTTCGCGCACGTCAAGGAGTTTGTGGTCTCTCAGAAGACAGGCGGGCTGGGGCGTGCTCTGGCGGCGGCGCTTACCTTTCGTGTGAATGTACTTGAGGCGCGAAGCGGATATCTGCCGGCGAATTGGGACGTTTTATGGTCACTGTCAGTTGAAGAGATGTTTTATCTTTGTTTCCCGTTGGCGTGCCGCGTGTTTCGTCGCACCAGCTTTCTCTCGGGGTTGCTTTTTGTCTTTGTCGTCTTGGGGCCGTTTGCCCGGGCGCAGGCTTTCAACCACAATCCGATTTGGAGGGAGTACTCCTACCTTGGCGGAATGGACGGTATCGCGCTTGGCTGTTTGACTGCGCTGCTCTCTGCGAAGGCGCGTTTTTCCGGCATGACGCTGCGAGTTCTGGGCGCAACAGGGATGACGATGCTCGTGTCTGTCCTTGGTTTTTCGATTCGGGTTGAGAGCCTAGGTCTGGGACGTGCCGGACTGGACATGACGGTTCTGGCTTTAGGTGTTTGCCTGCTGCTGATCGCAGTTGCGCAGACGCGATGGCAGGCGCCGACGTTGCTTCGTCCCCTGGCGCGGGCAGGTGGGCTGAGCTATGAGATTTACCTGACGCACGTCTTTGTTGTATTGAGTCTTTTCCATATTTTTTTATCCATGAACAATCCGGTCCGAGCTGTCCCGGCAATGTTCCTTGCTGTTCTCCTGCTTTCCGGGCTGTTGGGAGCACTTATCTCGCGGGTCTATTCGGAGCCGATGAACCGCTGGTTCCGAACGCGATGGGTGAAAGATGCAGTGAGAGATGGCTTCGCACTCAAAACAGAGACGATTGCGAAGAGGGCGACTGCTGTCCCTCTCTAG
- a CDS encoding purine nucleoside permease, producing the protein MLLVLAVSSVAASACCPAPVATISSADRHLTDLTGAPEKVSKAIEIKVVVINMFEVGADTGDAPGEYQYWVEREHLDTVIPFSAGYHDLRLNEKNGILGVLTGVGTARTAATIMALGLDPRFDLTHAYFLVAGIGGIDPRMGSLGSAVWSDYIVDGDLAHEIDAREIPKDWSTGYVPLGKSTPYEQPRAARFGDDGNIYRLNTSLVDWAFALTKDTPLPDTPAIAARRQQYAEEAAHRPPFVLRGDNLSASTFWHGKLLNQWARDWVKYQTDGHGTYAICGMEDTGTMQSLTWLAHAHRLDINRVLVLRTASNFDQQRPGITAAESLGETKVRQYSAYLPALDAAYRVGHLVVDDLIANWPQTRDHIPSALPGKIGSGAHPEDPHSLPTPR; encoded by the coding sequence ATGCTTCTCGTGTTGGCTGTGTCGAGCGTGGCTGCAAGTGCCTGTTGTCCGGCCCCCGTCGCCACAATCTCCAGCGCCGACCGGCACCTGACCGATCTCACCGGTGCTCCGGAGAAGGTCTCCAAGGCCATCGAGATCAAAGTCGTGGTCATCAACATGTTTGAAGTAGGTGCCGACACCGGCGACGCGCCTGGTGAGTATCAGTACTGGGTTGAGCGAGAACACCTCGATACGGTTATCCCCTTTTCCGCGGGCTACCACGACCTCCGTCTCAATGAAAAGAACGGGATTCTCGGCGTGCTTACTGGCGTCGGCACCGCCCGCACTGCCGCCACTATTATGGCGCTGGGCCTCGATCCCCGATTCGACCTTACACATGCCTACTTTCTCGTTGCCGGCATCGGCGGCATCGACCCTCGCATGGGTTCGCTCGGCTCTGCAGTCTGGTCCGATTACATCGTCGACGGCGACCTTGCGCATGAGATCGATGCCCGCGAAATTCCCAAAGACTGGTCGACGGGATACGTGCCACTTGGTAAGTCCACGCCGTATGAGCAGCCCCGAGCCGCCAGGTTTGGAGACGACGGCAACATCTATCGCCTCAACACCTCTCTGGTTGACTGGGCGTTCGCACTTACCAAGGACACGCCGCTTCCCGATACACCGGCGATAGCCGCTCGTCGCCAGCAATACGCCGAAGAGGCGGCTCATCGTCCGCCCTTCGTTCTGCGGGGTGATAATCTCTCCGCTTCAACGTTCTGGCACGGCAAGCTCCTCAACCAATGGGCCCGCGACTGGGTGAAGTATCAGACTGACGGCCATGGTACCTACGCGATCTGTGGCATGGAGGATACCGGCACCATGCAGTCCCTGACATGGCTTGCTCACGCGCATAGGCTCGATATCAACCGCGTCCTTGTACTTCGAACGGCGTCCAACTTCGATCAACAGCGTCCTGGAATCACTGCCGCCGAAAGCCTCGGCGAAACCAAGGTGCGACAGTACAGCGCGTACCTTCCGGCGCTCGATGCTGCTTATCGCGTCGGCCACCTTGTCGTGGATGACCTGATTGCCAACTGGCCCCAGACCCGTGATCACATCCCATCGGCGCTGCCCGGTAAAATAGGCTCTGGAGCCCACCCTGAAGATCCTCATTCTCTCCCCACACCGCGATGA
- a CDS encoding CDGSH iron-sulfur domain-containing protein encodes MSEEAVKITVRPNGPLRVEGHILLKDADGKEWDLTGKPAISLCRCGASEKRPFCDGSHNRVGFQCVASPEVILT; translated from the coding sequence ATGTCAGAAGAGGCAGTAAAGATTACGGTTCGGCCCAATGGTCCGCTGCGGGTTGAAGGCCACATCCTTTTGAAGGACGCGGATGGCAAGGAGTGGGATCTGACGGGGAAGCCGGCGATTTCGCTTTGCCGCTGCGGAGCGAGCGAGAAACGCCCGTTTTGCGATGGATCGCACAATCGAGTGGGCTTCCAGTGCGTGGCTAGCCCTGAAGTAATTCTTACCTAA